TGGCATCAAGATCCTTGTTGAGCTGCATCAGGAGGTTCTGATTCTGGGTGCCTCTAATTGCATCAACCTTGTTCACTAGCGGACCAGTTTGGTTCATGAGCGGTGGAGCCGGGTTGAAGGATATTGCATCATGGTTCACAAGTCGAAAATCAGCAAGAGGTTGATAGTTAGAGCCATTCATCTGATGATTGTTTGTTTTCAGTTCGAAGTGTATGCCGTTGTCGTACACCCGAGAGTACTTGCTTAGATATGCATTTGGTTGTAGCATAAcatcctgttgctgctgctgatgatgatgataatcattTTCCTTTGGTCGTTTCCTTTTCGGCTCCAAATCTTGGGATTTGAAAGAATCAAGGAGGTTTCCATAGTTCTCATGGACCATAACAACACCATTGTTAGCGGCTACAGGTGAAGAGCTTTCGTGATGTAGCCGAACCTCCTCGTGTTTAATTGCGTCTACTATGATGGCCGCCTCTTTGGCAGTCATCTTGTCTTGTAAACGCTTAGAATGCATAACAACACTATGAATTTTGTCCATGTTTGGAGACATATGCCTAATGACAGCCATCAAAACACATATCTTCATAACCTTTTTTAGATAATGTGGTTTTCGATATGGCGGTGGGAGCTCTTTTTTGTCCACATCTATCTCCGATAACCATTTCTCTTCACCGGTGGGCCACCATGGCGGCGCAACACCCTTTTCTAGTGGATACTGTCTCTGTGGTGGATCACAATGTTGAATCAAAGTGGACAAAAGACAGCCAAGGGTAGTGTCATGAAGTTTTTGTAAGATGTGAGGAGTGGACATGCTAGAATGGTCCACTACTCCTCCAAACACTTTCTTGACATTGTAGTCCGTGATCGCTTCGGGCGCCTTTTCGGCAAACCGCACTCGTTCTTTCCACCAGCCATGAAGATTTTCCGAGGCTCCGGTCACGGGCATTCCCTCCTCCAAGATGATTCCATAAACAAACCCCTTAGCATTACAAACTTCCATCATTTTTTTCATGTGTTCTACGATAAAATCCGGCTTCTTCTGTGCTTCGGTCTGGTCTGCTTTCACGGACTCGAAGGTTTTACCTTTCTTTTGCTCCATAATAAGATTTAAAAGCATTGTATCCTGCATAATTCTTCTTTTCAGCTCCTCAACATCAGGTGTTATCTTTCCCTTGTTGTTGACCGGCTTCATTGGCTGCAATCTCTCACGTTCACTACATAGGAGTCAAGTCATAATTATTAGTGACATCTTTTACTCACTCATAGATTTTATTACTATTTTTTAAGGGCAACGAACGACGTGCCAACTACCGTGACACCGGGCGCCGTGGTCAAGGTCGATTACTTGACCGTCGttagccccttggctctcccagatgcgcggaaacccgacctccacccgcccaaaggtacgacagtggaataatcggtaaaacatCGCCtctcatccaagacgaaccggcgccacccgtattcgcccttcacctggatgaCGCAGAAAATAAATGGGAAGAGTGGGAGCCGAACCTAGGTCACAATGAACACCACGTTTTTCCAGCACAACCTCATTAGGAGATTTTATGACTATTAATATTTCGTTTTGAAATGAGACTACATCTTAGTTGTAGAATTTATGACAATCATTTTTTCAATAACCAATATCATAAATATATTAACAACTCTATGAAGTTCATTATATAATAACGAAAATAAAAGACACCAAATGTGTCACAGCatcagaaaaataaaacaaaataaccaGTATAGATTTAAAATACTGGGgttgtttttttcttttcttaattcTGAGGTAAGTAATAAAGAAACAGAAAGTGATAAATATCATTAAATGATTATAAAAAATTCGATGAACTGATATTAAATTCTTAGCCCTTTGACTTCAAGAAATCATGTATTCTAAAATATcaaatattatataattactaTAATATAGACAAATAACTCTATTTATGAAAAAGGTAGAAAGACAAagaaataattattaaaatatatgTTTTACCATCATCATTTCTTAGTAAACTACATATATATCGATAACAATGCATAAAACTCTTTTCACATCGCTAACAATTTTTAGTTGTACAAATGTATAATCTCTAATTTTTTCTTGTGATTGAAATTTGTACAATAACAAAGATAACATtagcatttaaataaattttaatgcGTAACAAATTACCTACGTACTTTCATAGAACAAACAAGATATTGTGTAGCCTGTATTTTAAAAACACAAACGCACGAGTTCATCCTAATAAATGAACTACTTTTGTACGGTTGTTTTTATAAAACTAACCAAGAAATCTCGACTACTACTAGTAGATGTATGAAAGAACTTACCAGAAGAGAAATTCAGTAGTTGATGCTCAAGGGGAGACCGAGATAGAAACAAATTAAGCAGGAAACAAGGTTGGTATTTAAAGGATTTTGAATCAAGTTAACAAAAGGTGGAATGGAAAAGAAATTCAATTAGATTCTCTtcaattattatataatataatttttttaaattatgggTGTATTTGTTCTTGACATTTTGACTAAACAAAAAATTTTACATGTTGAGTCCCTAATATTTCGTATAAGCTAAGCAAAACCCTTGTAAAAATTTTGTATCTCTAAACATGGATAATTATATAAAGGGGTGGTTTGTAGctagggctggcaattttacacgaatacacgacacgaaactacacgaagttaacaggtatcaTTTATGAACTTAACAGGTGtcgtgtaccaaacaggtagacacgagattacctgttaattttcgtgtataaacaggttaaatacctgtttacctgttaacacccgttagtacacgataagaaattaaattaaataaaactcatcagccatgtgcgtgtgggttccttaattcctttctattttcattcctcactcaattaaaaaaaaaaaccctaaacccccTCTGTAACTCTTAGATAGCATGTCGTGTTCATGTTTTtgttcgtgttaacaggtattaacaggtaatttttgTGTATAATAGTCGAACAATcttgttaacaggtattaacaggtaattttcgtgtatatcgtgtcgtgttcgtgtttgaaaaaaaggacacgataagttaccgtgtcgtgttcgtgtatgggatTTCATGTATTGTGTCTTACcgtgtcgtgtcttatcgtgtacgggtatacacgTTATGCCAACCCTATTTGTAGCCATACTCATAGATTGCATATTATAAATATTTGAGTAAACTTATTTTGTTCTCTCAATGGTTTGACGGTTTTAGCGTGTTTGCCTCAATAGTATAAAAATTGTCAAAATACTTCTTGAGGTTTCGCTTGTATTTCCATTTTGCTATCTAACTTTAACAAAGTCGGAAATTTCAGTTAAAGTAAGGGTATTTCGTTAATTTTATAAAtaagtatttaatattaatatgtATTAACTCATAACATTTGAATGAATAGTACCATTTTTTTCTCTATTGTAATTTTGTCTTTTTTCATAATAAACTTAAAagagtttagttttttttaagtttgtttATATTTTTGTCATCGTTTGGTTGCTACTTAGCACGTTGTTTGCTGATCACATTTGGTTCCTCAGTTTTTTACTCCCTCGACTTTCTAATGCATGTCGATATAAATGTTACTTTGTCTATGTTTCATGTCACGTAAGTCACTTGGTATTAAAAACTTGTTCTTTTTTTTTATGACGTTTTCCGGTTTTTATCGTCATTTGGTTGCCACTTAGCACAGTTTTACGGTCTCGCCCCGCAATGCAGGGGCTTAAGACTAGTTTATTATTAATTCTTAAAACCATTTTTTattgtgttggtgcatatgtctgtcgacttcgtcttgtatcaagtcttgtaaATAGaatgatagatcagggcacgaagtACGAGAAAAATGAGAATTATGTGGGATGTGGCCATTTTGCACGAAATGGAaaagccatttcgcacgaaatggaaatgCCATTTCGTGTTAGGCTAACTCGTGCGAAATGGGactgcctatatatatgtgtgtcttgtatttcatttgtaattttttctgattccggtgccgaggtgctgccgaagtgtctccagcctgTAAAACGTTGTGAAATCAATATAAGAGACAATTAAAGTGAATCTAAGTGTAATCCAGCTGAAATAATTCTTATACGTCTGTTTTcgcctttcgtattggacgagatctcttctgaacgactcgtttggtcgtgcaaatgatcctacaagtggtatcagagctcaggagaaagagttcttaccattttcagcttgatttcatcaaaatttctgatttctactcattttcttcacatttttcaaaattaaacgaGATTTTACGGATAAAATGGCTTTTCTCATATTACACGCGAAACAATGTTTTAACAAActcttgaaagaatcagacctaaaatcaaCCTAAATCTTAATCAATTTTGTCAAAATCTGTCCGAACGTGTGACATCAGCACCAATTCGCACGAATTGGTTACTAGATCGTTTGAAAGTGCTTCCAATTCGCACGGTTTGGTAATTCGTTGGTCCATTTCGCACGtattgtgtgacaactcgtatttcaaacccgtTTTTGTATTGTAtgcaacgtatgtgaacttgattgaattatcaaatgattgaattattgaatgttatgacgtTATGATAGGTTATATGTTTATGAATGTGTTTACCTTgtccgaaccgcacaacacataGCCGAACGCACAAACTAATGGGCTGACCCATGACACTCTCGGCCCACTCTCTTTGAATCTGAAACACATAGATAACCCATGAAGGGGTTCGGCCCACTACACTTATACGAAATAGATGGTAGGGTAAacacctcatttgttacaattcaCCTCACACACTCAAAACCCTAAAGCTCCCTCTTCTCTCACTCGAACTCGACGGCACAAGACAACCAAGGAATATCCTTCGTTTGGATCACCCTCTTGCcatcattaaccggttagtgtgcttGTAATTGTTTGCGTGTTTGAATGATAGATTACGTGTTGTTGTGTGTACTATGATAGCCTTGCATGATGATTTAGGATTTTTAATTAACATGATCGATTATGTTCTTATGAATAAGATTCCATGGTGTAGAACCGAAACCAATTAGGTGATTAATCGGCTGCCATATTCTGTGTTCGGATTAGTTGTGTGATGAATTAAGAATTGAAAGTATGTAATGTTGTGTCATCGGACGGAATCATATGATTAGATAAATTATTGTTATGCTTGAACAAGATTAGAGTTCATGAGAATTAGAAGGTAAAAACCCTCATTTGATCGAGTAGAGGCATGTTTTGAAATagattagttgttaattgatagatgataaacttggaaactattGATTGGCTTGATTAATGCTTGTAACCGATTGGCAAGATAATCGGATGTTCAAAACTAATCGCACAAACgatccagtcgcacaaggttcACTGGATCGCACAAACTGCAACGATTGGGCCGGATGTATGTTTGGGCTGGCCTggtccaatcgcacaacccattgggTCGCACAAGACCTCCTGTCGCACAAGAGGTCCAATCACACAAGTCTGATCCGGTCGCACAATGGGTATTGATCGCACAAGATCCCCTGAATCGCACAAAGTTAGCGGATCAGCTTAACATgttgggccggacaagcccaaTTACAAACGCACAATCCGTTCGGAACGCACAAGGTTGTCCGGTTCGCACAACACTTGTATGTTATGTCAATTGGGCCAAGAATAGGTTAATGGGCTGTTATGTTGTTGGGCCGGGATATgaggatcgcacaacatgttggggatcgcacaacatgttgggcctacTATCTTTTGGGCTTGGTTATTTAAATCGTTCTAGTATGAATATGATAtgctcttgactgttaacgtACCAAACGTGTTGTCATGAACTTTACGTGCTTGTGACTTGTTAGTCTATGTgaaaacatacgtgcattacttgagacaaaaacctgacttgtatgataaacgtgttaggacgtgattgaccattttaattcaagtaactttggtataatctgccgagcaaaccaaggtgagttcattgcattttctcaagcatgcgtcccggtggtttgggacaactggtaaacatttggaagggaaacttggggtaaacaactggaacatagaaacaatcatctaccggattgcctgttaggcaatggggtaattagttgatagcgctattaggtttggcaccctcacaccgggccgtaaggacgggcgtgaactaattactgggacaacttgtaacgcggatataagacctcctacagcttgtcaaggttgtttgataccttgactttgaccaatgcctgtaaggcattggggttaggcattcccatcattgacgctgcatacggtacaataaacgaattaacaacgatatcagaaccaaacaacgagttgatttaactaatatctggtaacttcacacacaagcaacaccttgaactcaccagcgtagtctgacacacttgtttgcatgcttgtaggtcgttaactttggaacatggacttgctatctgggcgtaCTGGACTGGTCATGGGTCGAAGCTActggattatttataattgaCACATTGGTTTTACGATTATTTTGAAACGattactaaacgacttatcatatgcttccgctacataactcttggaaattaatattgtgtttgacatttaatcttgacgattaatgacatgttttatttaagtatttactattggttcaatgtgattggtggctcagactctgatgtgtaacacgcctcgcggggtttcctcaggtggtattttgggggtgttacagtttggtatcagagctactggttatagtgaactaggttttaaaacgttttgtaaaaccagactataaccgaacaacttcgaaaatcgatcatgacactcagcaccagattgcaaggttcgtctctctctcactttatacattacttgcttagcagtcacacacccacaacgtatatgaactgaaacgtCTAACACCATAGTGAcatgatagtgtgacactactcttcgactcatgtaaaccatagaactgtgatatcatctgttgtgttgtttgaacgggggaaacttcgagcgcaagctaagaggcactgagatacgcatgcaaattgccttattattatgggtgcacacttaataataacgcggggtgcatgcaagtcccagtgaggcttatcgagcgtgagaagggttctgccttactatgtgtgaattTAGTAGTACatgaatatcagtatgatacttgactcctgtctcgtttcgatttctaaatcggtttattcccaactatagaaacatgagtggacgaggacacggacgtggcaacatcaacatgactcaggctgagttgaatgacctaatcaatacccgcatggctgaggctctagcagcctatcaagctggtcaacaagcgcaacctcaacctaaccagcctgcgtgtacgtttaaaatgtttatggactgcaagccacagaccttcaccgggactgaaggggctgtgggactcctaagatggttcgaaaaagcagagtctgtgtttgctatctgtaactgtcccgctggggacagggtgaaatatgctgcgggtaccttggctaatggtgccctaacatggtggaacgcccaagtacagttgttgggcatcgaggcagcgaatgccacaacttgggaagactttaaagaactgatcagggaggagtactgtcctcgggacgaggtccagaagctggaaaacgaatactacgacttgaagatggttggatctgaagtcgaagcgtatgtgaagcgatcgtatgaactggccgacatgtgcccaaacttgtcccggcctatgtcccggaggattgagttattcatcaaagggttgcctccgcgtgtgaagagcttggtcactgcagcccatctcaatgatttgacacagatcgttcgtctgactcacaagattgtggatcaagaggtggaaagcgattcgttacccccgcgtatttcggccactaaagctgctacacccactgccactgcgtccgctaatgataacaagcggaagtggagtgattatgataaagcatccagtgctggtcagactcagaaaaggccagataACCACAACAACCGCAACtttagccagtcgtcttctgtcaatcaaggccagggaagtggtcaAAGTCAGGGCTCGTATGCAGGGATAAAAACCACAGTGTAATAAGTGTGGCTACCATCATTTCGGACCGTGTAGTCGCACATGTCGCAGGTGTGgtaaagtgggccatgaggccaaggattgtagggctccacagcccaaacaccagcagcaacaaaaccagcagaatcagagacaacagggacaaccaccccagcagaaccagggttttaggaaggggtgctatcaatgtggggatgagggtcactttaagcgggattgccctcagttaaaccagaacgctaacgacaacaaccgcccgaataataacaacgttggaaacaacaacaacaacaacggcaacaacgggggtaatggtgctcggggcagagtgtttcagcttggagcaggggatgccaggaatgacggcaacgttgtaactggtacgtttcctgttaacaatcgtattgcttctgtattatttgattcgggtgccgattggagttacgtgtccctagagtttagtcaacgattagggataaccccaacacctttagaggttaaacaagtagtagaactagcagatggtaagacgatagaagcctcagatgtcctttttggatgcaaactagatctcgtgggtcaggtgtttgacattgacctccttcccattacgctcggtagttttgacatagtggtaggcatggattgattgtctaagcaccaagcagaagttctgtgtaaggagaagattgtgcgtattcctctccctgatggagagtcactgttagttcaagggcatcgtagtgggacgatggttgggattatcacggccatgcgtgcacaacagtatctacaaaaggggtatcctgcactgttagcgttagttaccaacgctcagtctgaagagagtaagatcgaggatctaccagtggtgcgagaatttgctgatgtattcccagaggagctaccagggttacctcctcaccatcaagtagaatttcagattgatcttgcaccgggagcggctccaattgctcgagctccttaccggttagcacctggagagttacaggaactgtccaatcaattgcaggagttgttggataggggtttcattcgacccagttcgtcgccttggggagccccagttctgttcgtaaagaagaaagacgggtcattccgtatgtgtattgactatcgagaactcaacaaggtgaccattaagaaccgctatccgttaccacgcatcgacgacttgttcgaccagttgcaagggtcaagcttctattcaaagatcgacttaaggtcgggttatcaccaggtaagggttagggaagaggatgttcccaagacagcctttcgaacacgctacggacactatgagtttttggtcatgtcgtttggattgaccaatgcaccagcggttttcatggatctcatgaaccgcgtatgcaagccatatctcgacgagtttgttatagtgtttattgacgacatcttagtctattccaagaacaaggaagatcacgagcgtcacctacgtctcatcttggaactcttgagaagggagcagttgtatgcgaaattttctaagtgcgacttttggattcgagaagtgcacttcctcgggcatgttgttaacgagaaagggatacatgtggatcctgcgaaggtggatgcagttaagaattgggcggcaccaaagactccgtctgaggtgcgacaatttcttggtctcgcagggtattatcgaaggttcattaaagatttctcgaaaatcgcgcaacctctcacctcactgacacagaagaacacggcgtactcttggggaacgaagcaagaagaggccttccagttgttaaaacagaaactttgcagtgcaccgatcttgtctttaccagagggcaccgaagattttgtggtatattgtgacgcgtcaattcagggtcttggttgcgtgttgatgcaacgcgagaaggtaatagcttatgcttctcgtcagctgaaggtgcacgagaagaactacacgacgcacgacttggagttaggagcggtggtatttgcgttgaagatttggaggcactatctgtacggtaccaaatgcaccatctacaccgaccataggagtctccagcacatcttcgaccagaaagagttgaatatgcgacaacgacgatgggtggagttattgaacgattatgaatgtgccatcaagtatcatccgggcaaggcgaacgttgtagctgacgccctcagcagaaaggataatgcacctaggcgtgtgcgagcattgcaactaaCGATTCAGTCCAAcctcccttcccagatacgagacgctcagttggaagcgttgaaaccagagaacgttcgagctgaagctttacgtggctcgagacaacgactagaacagaagggagacggtgcttactatgtaaccggacgcatctgggttccactctatggtgacttacgagaactcgtaatggaagaggcacataaatcacgctactctgtacatcctggatcagataagatgtacc
The sequence above is drawn from the Helianthus annuus cultivar XRQ/B chromosome 12, HanXRQr2.0-SUNRISE, whole genome shotgun sequence genome and encodes:
- the LOC110893287 gene encoding ETHYLENE INSENSITIVE 3-like 1 protein, producing the protein MKPVNNKGKITPDVEELKRRIMQDTMLLNLIMEQKKGKTFESVKADQTEAQKKPDFIVEHMKKMMEVCNAKGFVYGIILEEGMPVTGASENLHGWWKERVRFAEKAPEAITDYNVKKVFGGVVDHSSMSTPHILQKLHDTTLGCLLSTLIQHCDPPQRQYPLEKGVAPPWWPTGEEKWLSEIDVDKKELPPPYRKPHYLKKVMKICVLMAVIRHMSPNMDKIHSVVMHSKRLQDKMTAKEAAIIVDAIKHEEVRLHHESSSPVAANNGVVMVHENYGNLLDSFKSQDLEPKRKRPKENDYHHHQQQQQDVMLQPNAYLSKYSRVYDNGIHFELKTNNHQMNGSNYQPLADFRLVNHDAISFNPAPPLMNQTGPLVNKVDAIRGTQNQNLLMQLNKDLDANYLIGSDDDLVNFLFNPDDPKFESI